The Streptomyces sp. NBC_01298 genome contains the following window.
CGAAGAGCTCCTCCGCGTACTCGACCGTCAGCTCGTCGGGAGCCAGCTCCTCCGGCACGTCCGCCCGCTGGTGGCCCTCCGCGTCCTTCTCACCGCGCTCCACGTACGGCCCGTAGCGGCCGACCCGCAGCACGATGCCCTCGCCGACGGGGAAGGAGGAGATCTCCCGGGCGTCGATCGCGCCCAGGTCGGTCACCAGCTCCTTCAGGCCGCCGAGCGCGTCTCCGTCGGCCGGCACGACCTCGGTCGCGTCCTCCGCGCCGAAGTAGAAGCGCTTCAGCCACGGCACGGACTGGGCCTCGCCCCGCGCGATGCGGTCGAGGTCGTCCTCCATCTTGGCGGTGAAGTCGTAGTCGACGAGCCGCCCGAAGTGCGTCTCGAGCAGGTTGACCACGGCGAACGACAGGAAGGACGGCACGAGCGCCGTGCCCTTCTTGAAGACGTATCCGCGGTCCAGGATCGTGCCGATGATCGACGCGTACGTCGACGGGCGGCCGATCTCCCGCTCTTCCAGCTCCTTGACCAGCGAGGCCTCGGTGTAGCGGGCCGGCGGCTTGGTCGAGTGACCGTCGACCGTGACGTCCTCGGCCGACAGCGCGTCGCCCTCGGCGACCTGCGGGAGACGCTTCTCACGGTCGTCGAGCTCGGCGTTCGGGTCGTCCGCGCCCTCGACGTAGGCCTTCATGAAGCCGTGGAAGGTGATCGTCTTGCCGGAGGCCGAGAACTCGGCGTCACGGCCGTCGGCCGACCGGCCGCCGATCTTCACGGTGACCGAGTTGCCGACCGCGTCCTTCATCTGGGAGGCGACGGTGCGCTTCCAGATGAGCTCGTACAGGCGGAACTGGTCGCCGGTCAGACCGGTCTCGGCCGGGGTGCGGAAACGATCACCCGAAGGACGGATCGCCTCGTGCGCCTCCTGCGCGTTCTTGACCTTGCCCGCGTAGACACGGGGCTTCTCCGGCAGGTATTCGGCGCCGTAGAGCTGCGTGACCTGCGCACGGGCCGCCGACACCGCGGTTTCGGACAGCGTCGTGGAGTCGGTACGCATGTAGGTGATGAAGCCGTTCTCGTACAGCTTCTGCGCCACCTGCATCGTCGCCTTCGCACCGAAGCCGAGCTTGCGCGAGGCCTCCTGCTGGAGCGTCGTCGTACGGAACGGGGCGTACGGGGAGCGGCGGTACGGCTTGGACTCGACCGACCGGACGGCGAACGAGGTCTCCGTCAGTGCGGCGGCCAGCGCCCGCGCGTTCGCCTCGTCGAGGTGCAGCACCTCGCTCTTGAGCTGCCCGGTCGAACCGAAGTCGCGGCCCTGCGCGACGCGCTTTCCGTCCACCGTGTTCAGGCGGGCGACCAGCGTGGACGGGTCGGAGGCGTCACCGGCGCGGCCGGTGGCGAAGGTGCCGGTCAGGTCCCAGTACTCGGCCGAGCGGAAGGCGATGCGCTCGCGCTCCTTCTCGACCACCATGCGGGTGGCCACCGACTGGACGCGGCCCGCCGACAGCTTCGGCATGACCTTCTTCCACAGGACCGGCGAGACCTCGTAGCCGTAGAGGCGGTCGAGGATGCGGCGGGTCTCCTGGGCGTCGACCATGCGCTGGTTCAGCTCGCGCGGGTTGGCGACGGCGTCGCGGATCGCGTCCTTGGTGATCTCGTGGAAGACCATCCGGTGGACGGGGACCTTGGGCTTGAGGACTTCCTGCAGGTGCCACGCGATGGCTTCGCCCTCGCGGTCCTCATCGGTGGCGAGGAAGAGTTCGTCGGACTCGGCCAGCAGCTCCTTGAGCTTCCTGACCTGGGCCTTCTTATCCGCGTTGACGACGTAGATCGGCGCGAAGTCGTGCTCGACGTCCACACCGAGACGGCGGACCTCACCGGTGTACTTGTCGGGAACCTCGGCCGCGCCACTCGGGAGGTCGCGGATGTGCCCGACGCTCGCCTCGACGACGTATCCGGGGCCGAGATAGCCCTTGATCGTCTTCGCCTTGGCAGGGGACTCGACGATGACGAGTCGGCGGCCGCCCTTTGCGGTCTCGCTAGTCGGGGACAACTTGGCTCTTCTCTCCGGTCGGCACTCGGTCGCAGTACGGCGACGCTGCGGAGTGTGACGGTACAACCCGCCCCCGTGTCAAACGGCAGAAGCCCGCAACGGCCACTCGAACGGTAACCCGACAAGTGCCATTTCTGCCGCCCGGATGCCGCGCCAGGCCCTGCGCACTCACCGGGCAGAGTGGCCGAAGGGCCGTCTGGCCCCGCCTCCGCACCCCTCCCCACGTCGGTGTTCACCGATGTGTACGGGCCTGCGCGCAATCCGGACGAGAGGGCGAAACCCGGCGCGCCGCCGGAGCCCGGACGACATCCGGCCGCTCCGCCGGGGCCACGAACCGGGAGCCTCCCCCCGGCCGGCGCGAGGCGGCCACCACGGCCGGGCCGACACCACCGGAGCGAAACCGCCCGGGTGACACCACCGGAGCGAAACCCCCCTGGCCGAAACCGCCCGGGCGGCGCCGCCCCGGCGTCACCGCCCCGGTGTCACAGCCGTCCGAGGCACCAGACCCCGAGGGCCAGCGAGACCCCGCCGGCGAGCAGCGCCAGCGGTACTGCCACGGCGGGGCGCACGCCCTCGGCCACCGGCGCGCCGCGTGCGGCGCGCGCCCCCGTCCAGGCCAGCAGAGCGGCCCCGAACAGCAGGAACACGGCCGCCGCGAAGATCGCCGGACCGTGCTCCATGCCGTTCCCCTCGTCCCCCGGGCCGCTCTCGGGATCCCCCCGGATCCCGCTGACCGGAGGATTTCAGCCGAGGGGAGACAGCAGGCGAACCCGGGGTGACATCCCGGGGTGACATCCCGGCTCCGACCGCCCGGGTGCCCGACGGCCCGGGACACGCCGGCCCGACCGCGGCGTACCGCCCCGCGGCCCGACACCCCTCGGTGCTCCGGGGTGCGCCGGGGTGCGCCGGGCGCACGGCGAGGGCCGGCGGCCGTCGGCCTACTCCCCCGCGGGTTCCGCTTGCGCCCCGGCCACCGGCTCCAGGAACCCCTGCTCCACCAGCATCCGGATCGCCTCGGGCGTCCGGTCCCGCAGGACCACCGGGTCCTCCTCCACCAGGTGGGCGATGGCGTCCAGGATCCGCCCCGCGCTCAGTGATCCGTCGCACACCCCGGCGAAACCGGCACCGACCGTATCGACCTTGGTGGCCCGCCGCATGCCCCGGTTCTGCCGGAGCACGACGTGTTCCGGATCCTCCGCACCGGGCGCTCCGACCTGCTCCTGCACGACCTCCGCGGTCAGCCGGAAGTAGCCCGCGAGCAGGGCCGCGTCATCGTGGTCGCGCAGGTAGTCCTGGCGCGCGAAGTGCTCCAGGACGGCGTCCCCGAGCGGCTGTTCCACCGAGTGCGGCCATTCCTCGACCACGATCGACGGCTCCGCCGCGTCGCTGCGGCGCAGCGTGATCCAGCCGAACCCGACCGCCTTGGTCTTGCGGGCTTCGAACTCGTCCAGCCAGTCCTCGTACCGCTGTTCGTACGCGGCGGGGTCGGTGCGGTGGTCGCCCGCGTCGCGCAGCCACAGCTCCGCGTACTGCGTCACGTCCTGCACGTCGCGCTGCACGATCCAGGCGTCGCAGCCGCGCGGCACCCAGGCCCGTACCCGGTCGTGCCAGTCCTCGCCGTCCACGTGCTGCCAGTTGCCCAGGAACTGCGCGAACCCGCCCTGGTTGAGCCGGGCCCCGGCCTCCTGGACGAGGGTCCGGCACAGGTCGTCGCCGCCCATCCCGCCGTCCCGGTACGTCAGCCGGGCTCCGGGGGAGATCACGAACGGCGGATTCGACACGATCAGGTCGTACGTGGCCTCGCCGACCGGCTCGAACAGTGACCCGGCGAGCAGTTCCGCCTCGGGGGCACCCGACAGTGCCAGCGTCAACCGGGTGAATTCCAGGGCCCGCGGGTTGACATCGGTCGCCGTGACCCGGGTCGCGTGCTGGGCGGCGTGCAGCGCCTGGATCCCGGATCCGGCGCCGACGTCGAGGGCCGAGCCGACCGGCGTGCGGATGGTGATCCCGGCCAGCGTCGTGGAGGCGCCGCCGACACCGAGGACCACGCCCTCCTCGCGGCTGCCGATGCCGCCGGCCCCGCCGACGGCGCAGCCGAGGTCGGAGACGATGAACCAGTCCTCGCCGTCCGGACCGCCGTACGGGCGCACGTCCACGGTGGCGTGCAGCTCGTCGCCCTCGAGCCGCAACCAGCCGTCCGCCAGGGCCGCGTCGACGGGCAGGGCGGCCGCGGCGTGCGCGTACGGCACCGGCTGCCGCAGCAGGAACAGCCGGGTCAGGCTCGCGAGCGGGCCGTCACCGTGGCTCCGCGTGGCGCGCAGGGCGGGGACCGTCTCGCTGCGGGCCAGCGCGGCGTACGCCGGGGCGCCGAGCAGGTCGAGCAGCCCGTCGGCGGTGAAGCCCGCGGCGAGCAACGCGGCGCGGAGCTCGGCCGCGCGGGCCGACGAGGGGAGGTGGGCGGGCAGACCGGGGGGAAGGCTGGTGGTACTCACCCGCCCATTGTGGCCGCTGCCGCCGCCATTGCCCGCGCCACACGGCCTTCGGCGTGGGCGTCCGGCGCTCCCGCGAGCTCCCGGCCGGGGGCGTCGGCCCGGGACGGGCGCCGAGTAGGCGCGGTTCCGTACGGTCGTTGCTTCCGGGAGTGTCCCGGCCGCTGTCCCCGGCCCGGCCCGGCCGCCGGACATGCGCCCGACCTCCCGCCGGGCATCCCGCCCGATCTCCCGCCGGATCTCCCGCCGGGCATACCCCCGGACATACGCCGGGGCGGCCGGGGTCCCGAAGGATCCCGGCCGCCCCGGTGTGTGCGGCGCCGCCGGCGGGGCGGCGGTCCGCGTTAGGACTTCGCCGGCGACGGAGTCGTCACCTGGCAGCCCTTCTGACCGTTCATCGCCTTGTCCAGCCCGCCCGACTTGAGCTGGTCGAGGGCTTCCTTGCCGCCCTTGGTCGCTTCCTCCAGGCCGCCCGCCACGTCCTTGAGGCCCTCGGCGAACTTGCCCTGGTCCTTGGCGTCGAGGGCGTCCATCTTCGTCTTCAGGGCGGTGTAGCCCGCCGACGTGGACTCGAAGCCCATGACCGCGGCGGCCTGGGTCTTCTCACCGTCCTTGACGGGCGGAACTCCCGCGTCCGTCAGGGCCGTACCCATCGCCTTGTACGACTCGGACATGGTCCCGAAGGCCGCGGAGTCGGTCGCCTGGACCTCCTCGGGCTTGCTGCTCTCGGTCGCCACCCGCTTGATGTCGGCGTTCGCCTTCTCGATCTTCTCGAGCTGGGGCTGCCAGTTGTCGCAGACCTTCTTGGCCCAGGCGTCGGTCTTCTTGTCGCCGTCGTCCCCGCCACAGCCGGACAGGACGAGCATCAGCACCGCAGCGCCCGATACCGCGGCCGCAAGCTTCTTGTTCACCGGATTGGTCCCTTCGAAGGCTCTCGGCCCGGAAGATACACGTCCACCATCGGGGAAACGCAAAGGCGGACGGACGGCGCGTCAGTCCGCGCCGTCCGTCCGCCGTTCGGGCGTACGGTCGAGAGCCGTGCCCGCGCCTGCCGGGTCAGGCCCGCGAGAGCCTTCTCCGGAGCGGCCGTCTCAGGAGGAGACCGCCGCCGCCGGGTCGGCCTGCTGGCCCACCCGCTCGGCGGGCGCGCCCTCGCCCTCCCCGTCGTCGCCCACCGCGATGCCGCGGCGCTTGGAGACGTACACCGCGCCGACGATGACGCCGATCGCGAGGACCGCGACGATCGCCCGTACGGTCGGGCTGGCGTCCGCGCCGTAGCTGAACTGCACGATCGCGGGGGCGATCAGCAGTGCCACCAGGTTCATGACCTTGAGCAGCGGGTTGATGGCGGGACCGGCGGTGTCCTTGAACGGGTCGCCGACGGTGTCGCCGATGACGACCGCCTCGTGCGCCGCGCTGCCCTTGCCGCCGTGGTGCCCGTCCTCGACGAGCTTCTTCGCGTTGTCCCACGCGCCACCGGAGTTGGCGAGGAAGACCGCCATCAGGGTGCCGGTGCCGATCGCGCCGGCGAGGAAGGAACCGAGCGCTCCGACGCCGAGCGTGAACCCGACCGCGATCGGGGTGAGGACGGCGAGCAGCCCGGGCGTGGCGAGTTCGCGCAGCGCGTCCTTCGTGCAGATGTCCACGACGCGCCCGTACTCGGGCTTCTCGGTGTAGTCCATGATCCCGGGGTGCTCCCGGAACTGCCGGCGCACCTCGTAGACCACCGCGCCCGCCGAGCGGGACACGGCGTTGATGGCGAGGCCGGAGAACAGGAACACGACGGCCGCGCCCAGGATCAGCCCGACCAGGTTGTTGGGCTGCGCGATGTCGAGGCTGAGGTTCATCTCGCTGCCGGCCTTGACGCCGACTTCCTTGACCGCGTTCGCGATGGCGTCGTTGTACGAGCCGAAGAGCGCGGCCGCGGCGAGTACGGCCGTGGCGATGGCGATGCCCTTGGTGATGGCCTTGGTGGTGTTGCCCACCGCGTCCAGGTCGGTCAGCACCTGCGCGCCGGCGCCCTCGACGTCCCCGGACATCTCCGCGATGCCCTGGGCGTTGTCGGAGACCGGACCGAAGGTGTCCATGGCAACGATGACGCCGACCGTGGTGAGCAGACCGGTGCCGGCCAGCGCCACGGCGAAGAGCGCCAGCATGATCGAGGTGCCGCCGAGCAGGAACGCCCCGTACACGCCGAGCCCGATGAGCAGCGCCGTGTACACGGCGGACTCCAGGCCGACGGAGATGCCGGCGAGCACGACCGTCGCGGCGCCCGTCAGGGAGGACTTGCCGATGTCCCGGACGGGACGGCGGTTGGTCTCGGTGAAGTAGCCGGTGAGCTGCTGGATCAGGGCCGCGAGCACGATGCCGATGGCGACGGCGACGAGCGCCAGGATCCGCGGGTCGCCGGAGTGACCGGAGATCGCGGCGTCGTCGACGCCGACGAGCTCCTTGTAGGTGCCCGGCAGGTACGCGTAGACGGCGATCGCGACGAGGACCATCGAGATGGCGGCGGAGATGAAGAAGCCGCGGTTGATGGCGGTCATTCCGCTGCGGTCGGTCCGGCGCGGGGAGACCGCGAAGATGCCGATCATGGCGGTGACGACCCCGATGGCGGGGACGATCAGCGGGAAGGCCAGGCCCAGGTCGCCGAAGGCGGCCTTGCCGAGGATGAGGGCCGCCACGAGGGTGACGGCGTACGACTCGAAGAGGTCGGCGGCCATTCCCGCGCAGTCTCCGACGTTGTCGCCCACATTGTCGGCGATGGTCGCGGCATTGCGCGGGTCGTCCTCCGGAATGCCCTGCTCGACCTTGCCGACCAGGTCGGCGCCGACGTCGGCGGCCTTGGTGAAGATGCCGCCTCCGACACGCATGAACATCGCGATGAGCGCGGCACCGAGGCCGAAGCCCTCCAGGACCTTGGGCGCGTCGGCGGCGTAGACGAGCACGACGCAGGACGCGCCGAGCAGGCCGAGGCCGACGGTGAACATGCCCACCACGCCGCCGGTGCGGAACGCGATCCGCATGGCCTTGTGGGAGACCTCGGTGAGGTCCTTGGCCGGCTCGCCCTCGGCGGGGGTGGCCTCGCGGGCGGCGGCGGCGACGCGGACGTTGGCACGGACCGCGAGGCGCATGCCGATGTAGCCGGTGGCGGCCGAGAAGACGGCGCCGACGAGGAAGAAGGCGGAACGTCCGGACCGCTGCGTCCAGTCGTCGGCGGGGAGCAGGAAGAGCAGGAAGAACACGACGACGGCGAAGACGCCGAGCGTGCGGAGCTGCCGGCCAAGGTAGGCGTTGGCGCCCTCCTGGACGGCGGCGGCGATCTCCTTCATGGAGTCGGTTCCCTCGTCGGCGGCAAGGACCTGGCGGACCAGGATCTGCGCGACGACGAGCGCGGCGATGGCCACGGCCGCAATGACGATCACGATGAGCCGATTGTCATCCGTGAGTACTGCGGATGCCAGGTCTGTGGTGCGACCCGGCGCGATAGGGGTAAAGAGCCCCGTCATTCGTCCTCCTTGACGTGATGAGCTCAAGATGTGGACGGATTGTAGGGAGCGCGACCCGATCAAAACAGTACGCAGGAAACGGAATTGGCCCGCACTTGCCCCTCACCAATAGATCTGGTCACTCCATTACCCTCGAAAGCGGTAACGGGGCAAAAGCATTGACGCTTGATCAGCGATCAATAAACCCGGCGGGGAACGATCACGGAATGGATCTAGGGCCATCCGAAAGGCCCTGCTCGGCAGGGCAATGAATAAGATCAGAAGATACGTCGGCACGCGCGGCGAAACATCATCGGCGCCCGCCCCGGGGCCCCTCCGACGCCTTACCGGCACCCGCCCGGTCCCCCGTCGCCAGACGACGGGCCTCCGGGAACGCCCCGCGTCAGAGCCCGATCGGGGCACGAAACCGACGGGGAAGCGGCAAACCAAAGGGGCGGGACGAGAACCCGCCGGGCCCCACGAGAACCCGCCAGCCCCCTCCAGGGCAGCACGAAGCCCCTGGGGTGACGCGGGCCCGGGGGGCGCCGCAGCCCAGGGCAGCACGAAAACCCGCCGGGCGGCCCGAAGGCGACCCGGCGGGCACGAAGCGTGTGCGCAGCCGACCAGGGCAGCCCGACTACGGAAGCTCGGAGGTCCCCGAGACGGGCCAGCTCATCCGGATGGTCCCGCCGGCTTCCCCGCTGATGACGTCGACGTCGTCGACCAGGCCGCTGATCACGGCCAGGCCCATCTCGTCCTCGCCCTCGGCGTCGGGGTCCAGGACGGCGTCGATTCCGGACACGGCGGCGGCAGAACCGCCGGCCGGCCCGGGCACTTCGTCGCTGACCTCGATGGAGAACACCTTCTCCTCCTCGGTCAGCACCACCCGGACGGGCGCGGTGAGTCCGTTGGTGCGATGCAGTCCGACGGCACGCGAACAGGCCTCGCCCACGGCGAGGCGGACCTCGTCGAGGACGGCTTCCTCCACACCGGCCCGCCGCGCCACGGCGGCCGCGACCAGGCGGGCCGTCCGGACGTGTTCGGGCTGGGCGCTGAAGCGCAGTTCAACGGTGGCCATGCGCGTCCCCCTCGGACTACGGGCGTGCCTTACCGGGGCCCGGACCGCTTGTGGCCCGGTACCCCTCGCTCCATCTTCGGCCGTTTCGCCGCCGAGCGCCGTCAGTCGGTGGCGTTGACGGCGTCTTCCACCGAGTTGTGGATCGGAAACACCTTGGTCAGACCGGTGATTCGGAAGATCTTCAGGATGCGCTCCTGGTTGCAGACCAGACGCAGCGAGCCCTCGTGCGCGCGGACGCGCTTGAGGCCTCCCACGAGCACACCAAGCCCGGTGGAGTCGAGGAAGTCCACTCGCTCCATGTCGACAACCAGGTGGTAGCTGCCGTCGTTCACCAACTCGACCAACTGCTCGCGCAGCTTGGGCGCGGTATACACATCAATCTCGCCACCGACCTCCACGACCGTACGGTCGCCGACAGTGCGAGTCGACAGGGACAGGTCCACGGATCCTCCAGCACCTTGCTATCGAGCGGCGCCCCCCAGGGGCCTCCCCACCCGGAGGTGGACGAGGGATTGGCTGCCGCGATGGCATTCAATCACTTACCGGCAGGCGCGCACGACGCCTTCGGACCATTGTCCCGCACGCCGGTGACACACTCGGTTCCAATGGCCAACACTCACCGTCCCGGGCCGCCCACGGCACCCGAGGACGTCAGACCCACCCCCGGCACGGTCCTGGACCGGCTGTCACGGGGGCCTTCCCGGGCTGCGCGCATCACCCATACGGAGCACTTGCCCCCTCGGGAGGGTCGTCATGCGGTCTGGCCCGATCGCATCCGAACTGATGTCGTAGCCGCGATTGCGGCCGCCGGGATCGACCATCCGTGGGAACACCAGGCCGCGGCGGCCGAGCACGCCCTCGACGGGGAGTCCGTGGTCGTCGCCACGGGCATCGCCTCGGGCAAGTCGCTGGCCTACCTCGCGCCCGTGCTCTCCGCCCTCGCCGAAGGGGCCGAGGCGGCCAACGGCCGGGGCGCGACCGCCCTGTACCTGGCCCCGACCAAGGCCCTGGCCGCCGACCAGCGCCGCGCCGTACGGGAACTGGCCGGCCCCCTCGGCAACGCCGTCCGGCCCGCGGTCTACGACGGGGACACCCCCTTCGAGGAGCGCGAGTGGGTGCGCCAGTACGCCAACTACGTCCTCACCAATCCCGACATGCTGCACCGCGGGATCCTCCCGGCCCACCCGCGCTGGTCCTCCTTCCTGCGGGCCCTGCGCTACGTGGTCATCGACGAGTGCCACACCTACCGGGGCGTATTCGGCTCCCACGTCGCCCAGGTCCTGCGGCGGCTGCGCCGGCTGTGTGCCCGCTACGGCTCCGATCCCGTGTTCCTGCTGGCCTCCGCCACCGCGAGCGACCCGGCGACCGCCGCGTCCCGCCTGACCGGCCTGCCGGTGGTGGAGGTCTCCGACGACGCCTCCCCGCGCGGCGAGGTCGTCTTCGCCCTGTGGGAGCCGCCCCTGACCGACCTCAAGGGCGAGCGGGGCGCGCCCGTACGCCGCACGGCCACCGCCGAGACCGCCGATCTCCTCACCGACCTGGTCGTGCAGGGCGTCCGCACGGTCGCCTTCGTCCGCTCCCGGCGCGGCGCGGAGCTGATCGCGGTGATCGCCCAGGAGAAGCTCGCCGCCGTGGACCGCTCGCTGCCCCGGCGGGTCGCGGCCTACCGCGGCGGCTACCTGCCCGAGGAGCGCCGGGCCCTGGAGCGGGCCCTGCACTCCGGCGACCTGCTCGGCCTGGCCGCGACGACCGCCCTGGAGCTGGGCGTGGACGTCTCCGGCCTGGACGCCGTCCTGATCACCGGCTACCCGGGCACCCGCGCCTCCCTATGGCAGCAGGCCGGCCGTGCCGGGCGCTCGGGCCAGGGCGCACTGGCCGTCCTGATCGCCCGGGACGACCCGCTGGACACCTACCTGGTCCACCACCCCGAGGCCCTCTTCCGGCAGCCGGTGGAGGCCACGGTCCTGGACCCCGACAACCCGTACGTCCTGGCTCCGCACCTGTGCGCGGCGGCGGCGGAGCTGCCGCTGACGGAGCCCGACCTCGACCTCTTCGGCCCGGCCGCGCGCGACCTCCTCCCCCAGCTCGAAGCGGCGAAGCTGCTGCGCCGCCGGGCCACGGCCTGGCACTGGACCCGCCGGGAACGGGCCTCGGACCTCACCGACATCCGGGGCGGCGGCGGACGCCCGGTCCAGATCGTCGAGGCCGCCACGGGCCGACTGCTGGGCACGGTCGACGAGGAGGCCTCCCACACCGCCGTCCACGACGGGGCGGTCCACCTCCACCAGGGCCGCACGTACCTCGTGAAGCACCTGGACCTGGAGGATTCCGTGGCGCTGGTCGAGGAGGCGAACCCGCCGTTCTCCACGACGGCCCGCGACACGACCGCCATCTCCGTCCTGGAGACCGAGACGGAGATCCCCTGGGGCCGCGGCAGGCTCTGCTTCGGCTCGGTGGAGGTCACCAACCAGGTGGTCTCCTACCTGCGCCGCAAACTGATCACCGGCGAGGTGCTCGGCGAAGCCAAACTGGACCTGCCGCCCCGCACCCTGCGCACCCGGGCCGTCTGGTGGACGGTCACGGAGGACCAGCTCGACGAGGCCAGGATCAACCCGGAGATCCTCGGTGGCGCCCTGCACGCCGCCGAGCACGCCTCCATCGGCCTGCTCCCGCTCTTCGCCACCTGCGACCGCTGGGACATCGGCGGGGTCTCCGTCCCGCTGCATCCCGACACCCTCCTCCCGACGGTCTTCGTCTACGACGGCCACCCGGGCGGCGCCGGCTTCGCCGAGCGTGCCTTCCACACGGCCCGCGCCTGGCTGACGGCGACCCGTGACGCCATCGCCGCCTGCGAGTGCGAGGCCGGCTGCCCCTCGTGCATCCAGTCCCCCAAGTGCGGCAACGGCAACGACCCCCTGCACAAGCGCGGCGCCGTCCGGCTCCTCACCCACCTCCTCTCGGAATCCCCGCCCGCGGACCCACCGGCGACCCCCTGAACCCCGACGTGCCGACGGGTGGGAACTCGGGCCGCACGGGCCGGTCAGCGATTGGCTGAATATCGCCCCTGGCACCCCCCAAACCGGAACACCCGCCCGAAGGCTCGACCCGCCGTCGCAGCCGCCTCCCAGCCCCCTCTCAGCCCCGTCCCGGCCCCCTCACGCCCCGTCCCGGCGGCGCCCGGGCACTCGTCGGCCCGCACCGGCCCCCCTCGATGCCCCCGGGCGGGGGGCGGGCACCGCGGCCCTCCCACACGGGAGCGGCCACGCTCGCGCCCTTCCGGAGGACCCGGCCCCTTCCAGCAGCCCCGTCCCCGGACGGGAACCCAGCCCCTTCCGGGGAGCCCGGCCTACCCGTCCCCTTCCAGCAGCCACGTCCCCGTCCGGGGAGCCCAGGCCCCGTCCGGGGAGCCCAGGCCCCGTCAGGGGAGCCCAGCCCCGGCCAGCCCCAGCGGACCGGCTCCGTAGGACGGACCCGGGCTGTACGGAAGCCCTCATCGGGGCTCCACGGGCAGTGGCGGGCCCGCCCGCGAGCGCAGCCCGGGACGGAAGGGGCCCGTCGGGGCACGGGCGGTGATCTCCGCGATCTCTCCCGTCACCACGCACTCGGTGACCTGCGCGCCCTGCGCCACCGCCACCCGCACCGCCGTGGCGCAGGCGGCCTCCGGGCCGTGGGCCCAGCTCGCCGCCGCGGCGAGGACGGCCAGGTCGGCGGCAGCCGCGGCACGGTGCCGCGAGACCACCGCCTGCCCGAGCAGGAGCACCCCGCCGAACACCGCCACCAGCACGGTCACCACCACGACCGCCCACACCGTGGCCGACCCCCGGTCCCGACCGTCCGCACGGGCCCCGGTCACGACGGCGGCCCCACGGTGTCCTCGGCCAGGGCAGCCGCCAGGGCGGTGAGCCGCACCGGCAGTGCGGCCGGGCCCGGGGCGGGCGCCGAGACGCGGACCCGCCACAGGTCGCCCGCCCGCGAGAGCTCCACCCGCGCCCCGGGCGGGGCCGCGGCCACGGCCGCCGCCACGGCCGCGTCCGCCGGCTCCGACCGGGCAGCCGCCCGGGCGCCGGCCCGAGCGGCGTCCACACACCGGATCTGTGCGGAGGCCGCCATCAGCGCCCACACCAGCAGTGCCGCGAACAGCACCAGCGCCGGAATCACCAAGGCCGTCTCCGCCGTCACGAATCCCCGGTCAGAACGGCGCATCGAGTGCCTTCCCGATGGTCGACTGGAGTGCCGTCGAGACCAGTTCACTCGTCACCACCTTGTACAGAACGGCCGCGAACGCACACGCCGCGATCGTGCCCATGGCGTATTCGGACGTGGACATTCCCGCATCGCCCGCACGCCGCCTCAGTCCCGCCAGTCCCGTCAGTACCGCCCGCATCCGAAACCAGTTGATCGACATGACAACCTCCCGTTGATTCAGCTTTTTGACGTGTTCTCAGATGGTCATTTCAGGTGGCACCCGCGGCTGATCATTCAGCCGGCCATTCAGCCGGTCCGGCCATTCAGGCGATCATTCGGCCGGTCGTTCAGCCGGCCATTCGCGCCGGCCTTTCAGCCACCCCTTCAGGCAGGCGCCCCTTCAGGCAGGCAGCCCTCCGGAGGGTTTCCGGATGACCTTTCAGGTGGCCCTCAGGTGGCCCTCAGACGGCCCTCCCGTTGCCCCCGCCTGCCTCAACTGCCGCTCTCAGCGGCCGGAGAGGAGGCC
Protein-coding sequences here:
- a CDS encoding DUF4244 domain-containing protein; protein product: MSINWFRMRAVLTGLAGLRRRAGDAGMSTSEYAMGTIAACAFAAVLYKVVTSELVSTALQSTIGKALDAPF
- a CDS encoding TadE family type IV pilus minor pilin, which gives rise to MRRSDRGFVTAETALVIPALVLFAALLVWALMAASAQIRCVDAARAGARAAARSEPADAAVAAAVAAAPPGARVELSRAGDLWRVRVSAPAPGPAALPVRLTALAAALAEDTVGPPS